Proteins encoded in a region of the Mercenaria mercenaria strain notata chromosome 1, MADL_Memer_1, whole genome shotgun sequence genome:
- the LOC128550925 gene encoding uncharacterized protein LOC128550925, translating to MVSMTCLMMFLAMLMMLYMMVSMTLLLMMFLAMLMMLYIMVSMTLLLMMFLAMLMMLYMMVSMTLLLMMFLAMLMMVYMMVSMTLLLMMFLAMLMMLSMMVSMTLLLMMFLDMLMMLYIMVSMTLLLMMFLAMLMMLYMMVSMTLLLMMFLAMLMMVSMMVSMTLHLIMFLAMLMMCT from the coding sequence ATGGTGTCCATGACCTGCCTGATGATGTTCCTGGCTATGTTAATGATGTTGTACATGATGGTGTCCATGACGCTGCTCCTGATGATGTTCCTGGCTATGTTAATGATGTTGTACATAATGGTGTCCATGACGCTGCTCCTGATGATGTTCCTGGCTATGTTAATGATGTTGTACATGATGGTATCCATGACGCTGCTCCTGATGATGTTCCTGGCTATGTTAATGATGGTGTACATGATGGTGTCCATGACGCTGCTCCTGATGATGTTCCTGGCTATGTTAATGATGTTGTCCATGATGGTGTCCATGACGCTGCTCCTGATGATGTTCCTGGATATGTTAATGATGTTGTACATAATGGTGTCCATGACGCTGCTCCTGATGATGTTCCTGGCTATGTTAATGATGTTGTACATGATGGTGTCCATGACGCTGCTCCTGATGATGTTCCTGGCTATGTTAATGATGGTGTCCATGATGGTGTCCATGACGCTGCACCTGATTATGTTCCTGGCTATGTTAATGATGTGTACATAA